One Falco peregrinus isolate bFalPer1 chromosome 6, bFalPer1.pri, whole genome shotgun sequence DNA segment encodes these proteins:
- the PIANP gene encoding PILR alpha-associated neural protein isoform X1 — protein sequence MEPSACRMPPLLSCIHSLQLWHLLLLVLAVPPPGVWSLRSRGPAATRPLCTRRSPSAPRSICIWDRTSLPERDARFALPRQRSLPPRGGELRHVVRLRRQAAGVRPATPSGFEDGMPSSQYPWAIVWGPTVSDEDGGDTNSANPGFPPLGYTFVSPHGMATAQPNSHSLLHNAGLNLRETPATLRPFLFGPRGEGVDPQLYVTITISIIIVLVATGIIFKFCWDRNQKRRRHSGQQSGGRQQESQQPLTDLSPTTVSILGPYGDSLAPTPEQEESRQGQEKLGGHGKSTAFQLNRIPLVNL from the exons ATGGAGCCCAGTGCTTG caggatGCCTCCACTCCTCTCCTGCATCCACTCCCTGCAGCTTTggcatctcctcctcctggtCCTGGCCGTCCCTCCTCCTGGTGTCTGGTCTCTTCGTTCTCGGGGTCCAGCAGCCACTCGGCCTCTGTGCACCCGTCGGAGCCCCTCAGCCCCACGGTCCATTTGCATTTGGGACAGGACCTCGCTGCCGGAGAGGGATGCTCGCTTCGCCCTGCCACGCCAGCGGTCCCTGCCCCCCCGGGGGGGAGAGCTGCGGCACGTCGTGCGGCTGAGGCGCCAGGCAGCAGGAGTCCGCCCTGCCACCCCCTCTGGCTTTGAGGACGGCATGCCCTCCTCCCAGTACCCCTGGGCCATCGTCTGGGGTCCCACAGTGTCGGATGAGGATGGAGGGGACACCAATTCGGCCAACCCAGGCTTCCCACCGCTGGGATACACCTTTGTGTCGCCACACGGGATGGCAACGGCGCAGCCCAACTCCCACTCGCTCCTGCACAATGCGGGACTCAACCTGCGGGAGACCCCGGCCACCCTACGGCCCTTCTTGTTTGGGCCCCGGGGGGAAG GTGTGGACCCCCAGCTGTACGTCACCATCACCATCTCCATCATCATTGTCCTAGTTGCCACCGGGATTATATTCAAATTCTG CTGGGACCGTAACCAGAAGCGCCGGCGTCACTCGGGGCAGCAGAGcggtgggaggcagcaggagagccagcagcccctcacGGACCTCTCCCCCACCACTGTCAGCATCCTGGGACCCTACGGAGACTCCCTGGCCCCCACACCTGAGCAGGAGGAGTCCAGGCAGGGCCAGGAGAAACTGGGGGGCCATGGGAAGAGCACGGCTTTCCAGCTCAACCG AATCCCACTGGTGAACCTGTGA
- the PIANP gene encoding PILR alpha-associated neural protein isoform X2 has product MEPSAWMPPLLSCIHSLQLWHLLLLVLAVPPPGVWSLRSRGPAATRPLCTRRSPSAPRSICIWDRTSLPERDARFALPRQRSLPPRGGELRHVVRLRRQAAGVRPATPSGFEDGMPSSQYPWAIVWGPTVSDEDGGDTNSANPGFPPLGYTFVSPHGMATAQPNSHSLLHNAGLNLRETPATLRPFLFGPRGEGVDPQLYVTITISIIIVLVATGIIFKFCWDRNQKRRRHSGQQSGGRQQESQQPLTDLSPTTVSILGPYGDSLAPTPEQEESRQGQEKLGGHGKSTAFQLNRIPLVNL; this is encoded by the exons ATGGAGCCCAGTGCTTG gatGCCTCCACTCCTCTCCTGCATCCACTCCCTGCAGCTTTggcatctcctcctcctggtCCTGGCCGTCCCTCCTCCTGGTGTCTGGTCTCTTCGTTCTCGGGGTCCAGCAGCCACTCGGCCTCTGTGCACCCGTCGGAGCCCCTCAGCCCCACGGTCCATTTGCATTTGGGACAGGACCTCGCTGCCGGAGAGGGATGCTCGCTTCGCCCTGCCACGCCAGCGGTCCCTGCCCCCCCGGGGGGGAGAGCTGCGGCACGTCGTGCGGCTGAGGCGCCAGGCAGCAGGAGTCCGCCCTGCCACCCCCTCTGGCTTTGAGGACGGCATGCCCTCCTCCCAGTACCCCTGGGCCATCGTCTGGGGTCCCACAGTGTCGGATGAGGATGGAGGGGACACCAATTCGGCCAACCCAGGCTTCCCACCGCTGGGATACACCTTTGTGTCGCCACACGGGATGGCAACGGCGCAGCCCAACTCCCACTCGCTCCTGCACAATGCGGGACTCAACCTGCGGGAGACCCCGGCCACCCTACGGCCCTTCTTGTTTGGGCCCCGGGGGGAAG GTGTGGACCCCCAGCTGTACGTCACCATCACCATCTCCATCATCATTGTCCTAGTTGCCACCGGGATTATATTCAAATTCTG CTGGGACCGTAACCAGAAGCGCCGGCGTCACTCGGGGCAGCAGAGcggtgggaggcagcaggagagccagcagcccctcacGGACCTCTCCCCCACCACTGTCAGCATCCTGGGACCCTACGGAGACTCCCTGGCCCCCACACCTGAGCAGGAGGAGTCCAGGCAGGGCCAGGAGAAACTGGGGGGCCATGGGAAGAGCACGGCTTTCCAGCTCAACCG AATCCCACTGGTGAACCTGTGA